The following coding sequences are from one uncultured Methanobrevibacter sp. window:
- a CDS encoding AAA family ATPase, with product LRGDVSEIVNSLLTEMDGINPNDGVVTIAATNNPSSIDFAIRSRFEEEIEFKLPNDDERREIFELNLNTFPMDYDLDIEKLVKLSKRMSGRDIKEKILKTALHNAIINDKEKVTMDDIYFALDINKYKKEEIKGMFE from the coding sequence TTAAGAGGGGATGTTTCTGAAATTGTAAATTCCCTTTTAACTGAAATGGATGGAATCAATCCAAATGATGGTGTTGTAACAATTGCAGCAACCAATAACCCATCTTCAATTGACTTTGCAATCAGAAGTCGTTTTGAAGAGGAAATTGAATTTAAGCTTCCAAATGATGATGAAAGAAGAGAAATTTTTGAGTTAAACCTTAACACGTTCCCAATGGATTATGATTTGGATATTGAAAAATTAGTAAAGCTTTCTAAAAGGATGTCTGGTAGGGACATTAAGGAAAAGATATTGAAAACAGCTCTTCATAATGCAATAATAAATGATAAGGAAAAAGTAACAATGGATGATATTTATTTTGCATTAGACATCAATAAATATAAAAAAGAAGAAATTAAAGGAATGTTTGAATAA